Proteins from one Bacteroides zhangwenhongii genomic window:
- a CDS encoding glycoside hydrolase family 20 protein has product MIKYIFILLIGFLLPITTGCTDTNLTHDIPLVPRPAHLMPGSGNYLFSDKTVFVVENEEQAAVAASLISRFTNVAGFTPKLVVGTTEKGDVRFVTDASLKSEAYSLEVSPKEIIIKASGDKGFFYALQTIRQLLPASIERESPSDKKEKWSIPAMNVQDEPRFEYRALLLDASRFFIPKENVLRIIDCMSMLKINKLHFHLTDDNGWRIEIKKYPRLTEVGAWRVDRMDVPFPARRNPKPGEPTPIGGFYSQKDIKEMVTYATERQIEIVPEIDMPAHSNAALTAYPKLACPVVKDYIGVLPGLGGRNSEIIFCAGNDSVFTFLQNVMDEIMELFPSRYIHIGGDEAQKTHWKKCPLCQARMKKEGLANEEDLQGYFMQRISDYVRSKGREVIGWDELTNSSFLPEGSIILGWQGYGKAALKAAEKGHRFIMTPARVMYLIRYQGPQWFEPLTYFGNNTLKDVYDYEPVQKDWKPEYASLLMGVQGSMWTEFCNKPEDVDYLLFPRLAAVAEVAWTQPEKKDWASFLQAMDRYNGHIAEKGIVYARSMYNIQHKVTPENGGLKLNLECIRPDVEIRYTIDGSEPAANSSVYSDSLIVTGTQLIKCATFAEGVQMGKTLVLPITWNKASAKTILGNKQNEMLMLNGVRGSLKQTDFEWCCWDKNDLISFTIDLQQKEKMNTFTIGCITNYGMGVHKPKSIRIAVSDDNKSYRDVTGLNYTPEEIFREGTYIEDLSMDMKGTEARYIRVTVNGAGECPADHVRPGQESRVYFDEIIIE; this is encoded by the coding sequence ATGATTAAATATATCTTTATCTTATTGATAGGTTTTTTACTACCAATTACGACGGGATGTACTGATACTAACTTGACACATGACATACCCTTGGTTCCACGTCCGGCACATTTGATGCCGGGCAGTGGCAACTATCTCTTCTCAGACAAAACTGTATTTGTGGTGGAGAATGAGGAACAGGCGGCTGTGGCAGCCAGTCTTATTTCCCGATTTACCAATGTAGCCGGTTTTACTCCCAAGTTGGTTGTGGGCACTACGGAAAAGGGGGATGTTCGGTTTGTAACGGACGCTTCTTTAAAGAGCGAAGCATATTCATTGGAAGTTTCTCCAAAGGAAATTATCATTAAGGCTTCCGGTGATAAGGGATTCTTTTATGCTTTGCAAACTATCCGGCAATTACTTCCCGCATCTATCGAAAGAGAAAGTCCGTCGGATAAAAAAGAGAAGTGGAGCATTCCTGCCATGAATGTTCAGGATGAACCCCGTTTTGAGTACCGTGCCTTGTTACTGGATGCGTCGCGTTTTTTTATTCCTAAAGAGAACGTTTTGCGTATCATTGACTGTATGTCGATGTTGAAGATAAATAAACTGCATTTCCATCTGACAGATGACAACGGCTGGCGCATAGAAATAAAAAAGTATCCTCGTTTGACTGAGGTTGGCGCATGGAGAGTGGATCGTATGGACGTTCCGTTTCCGGCCCGGCGTAATCCGAAGCCCGGAGAACCGACTCCGATAGGAGGTTTCTATTCGCAAAAAGATATAAAGGAAATGGTAACTTATGCGACCGAACGCCAGATAGAGATTGTGCCGGAGATAGATATGCCTGCCCATAGTAACGCTGCATTGACGGCTTATCCGAAATTGGCTTGTCCGGTAGTGAAGGACTATATCGGTGTATTGCCCGGTTTGGGAGGACGAAACTCAGAAATCATCTTTTGTGCCGGAAATGACAGCGTTTTCACTTTTTTGCAGAATGTGATGGATGAGATTATGGAGTTATTCCCTTCCCGTTATATCCATATCGGAGGCGATGAAGCTCAAAAGACACATTGGAAAAAATGTCCGTTGTGTCAGGCTCGTATGAAGAAAGAAGGCTTGGCTAATGAAGAAGACCTTCAAGGCTATTTTATGCAGCGGATAAGTGACTATGTACGTAGTAAAGGTCGTGAAGTGATTGGTTGGGATGAACTGACTAACAGTAGTTTCTTACCGGAAGGCTCTATTATTCTTGGTTGGCAGGGATATGGCAAGGCTGCACTGAAAGCTGCGGAAAAGGGACACCGTTTCATTATGACTCCGGCACGTGTCATGTATCTGATTCGTTATCAAGGGCCGCAATGGTTCGAACCTTTGACATATTTCGGCAATAATACATTGAAAGATGTATATGACTATGAACCGGTACAAAAAGACTGGAAACCGGAATATGCTTCATTACTGATGGGGGTACAAGGTTCTATGTGGACGGAATTCTGTAATAAACCGGAAGATGTGGATTATCTTTTGTTCCCTCGTCTGGCAGCGGTGGCGGAAGTAGCGTGGACACAACCGGAAAAGAAAGATTGGGCTTCGTTTCTGCAAGCTATGGACCGGTATAACGGGCATATTGCAGAAAAAGGTATTGTCTATGCCCGTTCGATGTACAATATCCAGCATAAAGTAACACCGGAAAACGGTGGGTTGAAGTTAAATCTGGAATGTATTCGTCCCGATGTAGAGATTCGCTATACTATCGACGGCAGTGAACCTGCGGCAAATTCTTCTGTGTATTCAGACTCACTGATCGTAACAGGGACTCAACTCATTAAATGTGCTACCTTTGCAGAAGGTGTGCAGATGGGAAAGACGCTTGTATTACCGATTACGTGGAACAAAGCGAGCGCTAAGACGATACTTGGAAATAAACAGAATGAGATGCTTATGCTCAATGGTGTTCGTGGAAGCCTGAAACAGACTGACTTTGAATGGTGCTGTTGGGACAAGAACGACCTTATTTCTTTTACCATAGATTTGCAGCAGAAGGAAAAAATGAATACTTTTACAATCGGTTGTATCACGAACTATGGTATGGGCGTACATAAACCGAAATCAATACGTATAGCTGTATCAGACGACAATAAATCTTATCGTGACGTAACCGGATTGAACTACACTCCTGAAGAAATATTCCGTGAAGGCACCTATATTGAAGACCTTTCTATGGATATGAAAGGAACGGAGGCAAGGTATATTCGTGTAACGGTGAATGGAGCGGGGGAATGTCCTGCCGACCATGTTCGTCCGGGACAGGAATCGAGAGTATATTTTGATGAGATCATTATTGAATAG
- a CDS encoding alpha-L-fucosidase, with amino-acid sequence MKPAGQAQKKENYYVKHLEFPQNATLEQKVDMAARLIPTPQQLSWQQMELTAFLHFGINTFTGREWGDGKEDPALFNPSELNAEQWVRTLKEAGFKMVLLTAKHHDGFCLWPTATTKHSVASSPWKKGQGDVVRELRKACDKYDMKFGVYLSPWDRNAECYGDSPRYNDFFIRQLTELLTHYGEVHEVWFDGANGEGPNGKKQVYDWEAFYKTIQRLQPKAVMAIMGDDVRWVGNEKGLGRETEWSATVLTPGIYTRSEENNKRLGVFSKAKDLGSRSMLAEATELFWYPSEVDVSIRPGWFYHAEEDTKVKSLKHLSDIYFQSVGYNSVLLLNIPPDRRGLIHEADVKRLKDFAAYRKRVFADNRVVKGRKEWNAVSGSEKIYSLKPESEINVVMLQEDIAKGQRVESFAVEVLTEQGWQEVGQGTTVGYKRLLRFPAVKASQLKVKINECRLTAHISQVGAFYATPLQEDNQTESWNDLPRKEWKQVAASPLTIDLGKMVQLSAFTYAPLKAEAKPTMAFQYKFYVSTDGKSWAEVPTNGEFSNIMHNPLPQTVTFNKGVQARFIKLEATTPAATTAKVEMNEIGVTVAP; translated from the coding sequence GTGAAACCGGCAGGGCAGGCGCAGAAAAAAGAAAATTATTATGTGAAACATCTTGAGTTTCCTCAAAATGCGACTTTGGAGCAAAAGGTAGATATGGCTGCGCGATTAATTCCTACTCCCCAGCAGTTGTCTTGGCAACAAATGGAGTTGACTGCTTTTCTCCATTTTGGTATCAATACCTTTACCGGACGTGAATGGGGAGATGGAAAAGAAGATCCGGCGCTGTTTAATCCATCCGAACTGAATGCGGAACAATGGGTACGTACCCTTAAAGAAGCCGGTTTCAAGATGGTGCTGTTGACGGCAAAACATCATGATGGATTTTGTCTTTGGCCTACGGCTACCACCAAACATTCCGTAGCTTCTTCTCCTTGGAAAAAAGGACAAGGCGATGTAGTAAGGGAATTGCGTAAGGCTTGCGATAAATATGATATGAAGTTTGGCGTTTATCTTTCTCCCTGGGATCGTAATGCGGAATGTTATGGAGATTCTCCCCGATATAACGACTTCTTTATCCGCCAATTGACAGAGTTGCTTACCCATTATGGGGAGGTACACGAAGTTTGGTTTGACGGAGCGAATGGGGAAGGGCCGAACGGAAAGAAGCAGGTATATGACTGGGAAGCTTTCTATAAAACGATTCAACGTCTGCAACCGAAGGCCGTGATGGCAATAATGGGCGATGATGTGCGTTGGGTTGGTAATGAAAAAGGTTTGGGACGTGAAACCGAATGGAGTGCGACGGTACTTACTCCGGGCATTTACACCCGTTCGGAGGAGAATAACAAACGTTTGGGCGTATTCAGCAAAGCGAAAGATTTGGGAAGCCGTTCGATGTTGGCGGAGGCTACGGAACTTTTCTGGTATCCGTCGGAAGTGGATGTTTCTATTCGTCCGGGATGGTTCTATCATGCGGAAGAAGATACGAAAGTGAAGTCATTGAAACATTTGTCGGATATCTATTTCCAATCGGTAGGATATAACTCAGTACTTTTATTGAATATTCCTCCTGACCGCAGAGGTCTGATTCACGAGGCCGATGTGAAGCGACTGAAAGATTTTGCCGCTTATAGGAAAAGAGTGTTTGCAGACAATCGTGTAGTGAAAGGTCGGAAAGAGTGGAATGCGGTTTCGGGAAGTGAGAAGATTTATTCTTTGAAACCGGAATCGGAAATCAATGTGGTAATGCTTCAGGAAGATATCGCTAAAGGACAACGGGTTGAATCCTTTGCCGTAGAGGTGTTGACCGAACAGGGATGGCAGGAAGTCGGACAGGGTACTACCGTAGGTTACAAACGTTTGCTGCGTTTTCCGGCAGTAAAGGCTAGTCAACTGAAAGTGAAAATCAATGAATGCCGGTTGACGGCTCATATCAGTCAGGTCGGTGCGTTCTATGCAACACCGTTGCAGGAAGATAATCAGACGGAAAGTTGGAATGACTTACCTCGTAAAGAATGGAAACAGGTGGCTGCTTCTCCGTTGACGATTGACTTGGGAAAGATGGTACAGCTGTCAGCCTTTACATACGCTCCCTTGAAGGCGGAAGCAAAACCGACAATGGCTTTTCAGTATAAGTTCTATGTAAGTACGGATGGGAAGAGTTGGGCGGAGGTGCCGACTAATGGTGAGTTTAGCAATATCATGCACAATCCTCTGCCACAAACGGTTACTTTCAACAAAGGCGTACAGGCGCGTTTCATCAAACTGGAGGCTACAACGCCTGCTGCCACCACTGCTAAAGTAGAAATGAATGAGATCGGAGTCACAGTAGCTCCTTAA
- a CDS encoding endonuclease/exonuclease/phosphatase family protein gives MSLLKNKRRISLRQLKYGNSETRVAVTILFFVICSWNAPAQENIRFRVACWNTENLFDTHHDSLKNDYEFFPNAMRHWNYNRYKKKLSDIARVITAIGEWNAPALIGLCEVENDTVLRDLTHRSPLQELDYRYVMTDSPDLRGIDVALLYQRDLFKLLSSRSISIPVFRQHRPTRDLLHVNGLLLTGDTLDVFVCHLPSRSGGAKESEPYRLHAAQILRTEVDSVLHTRLHPQVIIMGDFNDYPNNKSIRKILEAEAPPIRSDSLDIATHPATSPSSLSPLKLYHLLARKAKTANFGSYKYHGEWGLLDHLIVSGTLLNTSGNFFTHEEKAKVCQLPFLLTDDKKYGGKEPFRTYKGMKYQGGFSDHLPIYTDFELVLP, from the coding sequence ATGTCCCTGCTAAAAAATAAAAGACGGATAAGTCTGCGACAACTAAAGTATGGTAACAGTGAAACAAGAGTAGCTGTTACCATACTCTTTTTTGTTATCTGTTCATGGAACGCACCGGCACAAGAAAATATCCGGTTCCGTGTTGCCTGCTGGAATACAGAAAACTTGTTTGATACCCACCATGACAGTCTGAAGAACGATTACGAGTTCTTTCCCAATGCCATGCGCCATTGGAATTACAACAGATATAAAAAGAAACTGAGTGATATCGCACGTGTCATCACTGCTATCGGTGAATGGAATGCTCCAGCACTCATAGGCCTCTGCGAAGTAGAGAACGACACAGTACTCCGTGACCTCACCCACCGTTCGCCTTTGCAAGAGCTCGATTATCGTTATGTAATGACTGACTCTCCCGATCTAAGAGGTATCGACGTGGCTCTTCTTTACCAACGGGATTTATTCAAACTCTTATCCTCCCGCTCTATTTCCATTCCTGTGTTCAGGCAACATCGCCCGACAAGAGATTTGCTGCACGTCAACGGTCTGCTGCTGACCGGAGATACATTGGATGTATTCGTCTGCCATCTTCCAAGCCGCTCAGGCGGAGCAAAAGAATCCGAGCCTTATCGACTCCATGCCGCTCAAATTTTACGCACAGAAGTGGATAGCGTCCTGCATACCCGTCTCCATCCTCAAGTCATCATCATGGGCGACTTCAATGATTATCCCAACAATAAATCAATTCGTAAAATACTCGAAGCGGAAGCTCCTCCTATCCGTTCCGATAGTTTGGATATAGCAACCCATCCTGCTACCTCACCCTCATCCCTATCCCCGTTAAAGCTCTATCATCTGCTTGCCCGAAAAGCAAAGACTGCCAATTTCGGTTCATATAAATATCATGGGGAATGGGGATTGCTCGACCATTTAATTGTATCCGGTACATTGCTCAACACTTCCGGTAATTTCTTCACTCATGAGGAAAAAGCGAAAGTCTGCCAACTTCCTTTTTTGTTGACCGACGACAAGAAGTATGGAGGTAAAGAACCTTTTCGCACCTATAAAGGAATGAAATATCAAGGAGGGTTCAGCGACCACCTTCCCATCTATACAGACTTCGAACTAGTACTCCCCTGA
- a CDS encoding mechanosensitive ion channel family protein, translating into MLVVDLGKWMNKILIDWGIDPEVADRFDETIIAILMIAIAVGLNYLCQAILIGGMKQYTRRKPHKWNTLLMKRKVFHHLIHTIPAFLVYALLPMAFVRGKELLLISQKACTIYIIFSLLLAINGILLMIMDIYDGKESMKNRPMKGFIQVLQVVLFFVGGIVIIAIIVNKSPASLFAGLGASAAILMLVFKDSILGFVAGIQLSANDMVRPGDWVTLPSGEANGTVQEITLNTVKIQNFDNTISTVPPYTLVSTPFQNWRGMTESGGRRVMKNITLDLTTLQFCTPEMLDRYRKEIPLMADYQPEEGTVPTNSQVYRVYIERYLCSLPVVNQDLDLIISQKEATMYGVPIQVYFFSRNKIWKEYERIQSDIFDHLLAMVPKFDLKVYQYSD; encoded by the coding sequence ATGCTCGTAGTAGATTTAGGAAAGTGGATGAATAAAATCCTGATAGATTGGGGGATAGACCCGGAAGTTGCCGACCGTTTTGATGAAACTATTATTGCTATATTGATGATAGCGATTGCTGTCGGCTTGAATTATCTCTGTCAGGCAATTCTCATAGGAGGAATGAAACAGTATACCCGGCGAAAGCCGCATAAATGGAATACACTGCTGATGAAGCGTAAAGTGTTCCATCATCTGATTCATACTATTCCGGCTTTTCTTGTTTATGCTCTTTTGCCAATGGCATTTGTTCGTGGAAAAGAGTTATTGCTGATTTCACAGAAAGCGTGCACCATTTATATAATCTTTTCGCTGTTGTTGGCTATTAATGGTATCCTGCTGATGATTATGGATATTTACGATGGTAAAGAATCTATGAAGAACCGGCCTATGAAAGGATTTATTCAAGTCTTGCAGGTCGTTCTTTTCTTTGTGGGCGGAATTGTAATCATCGCTATTATTGTAAATAAGTCTCCTGCCAGTCTGTTTGCAGGATTGGGAGCGTCGGCAGCTATCCTGATGTTGGTATTCAAGGATTCTATTTTGGGCTTTGTGGCGGGCATTCAGCTTTCTGCCAATGATATGGTACGTCCGGGCGACTGGGTTACGCTGCCTTCGGGGGAAGCCAATGGCACGGTGCAGGAAATTACGTTGAATACGGTTAAGATTCAGAATTTTGATAATACAATTTCTACGGTTCCGCCTTATACGTTAGTGAGTACGCCATTTCAGAATTGGCGGGGAATGACGGAGTCGGGAGGACGGAGGGTCATGAAGAACATTACCTTAGATCTGACTACTTTACAGTTCTGTACACCGGAAATGCTGGACCGTTACCGGAAGGAGATTCCCTTGATGGCAGACTATCAGCCGGAAGAAGGGACGGTTCCGACCAATTCCCAAGTATATAGGGTATATATTGAACGCTATTTGTGCAGCTTGCCTGTAGTGAACCAAGATTTGGATCTGATTATCAGCCAGAAAGAGGCTACGATGTATGGAGTGCCTATTCAGGTTTACTTCTTTTCCCGAAATAAAATCTGGAAAGAGTACGAACGTATCCAATCGGATATCTTTGACCATTTGCTGGCAATGGTTCCCAAGTTTGACTTAAAGGTTTATCAGTATTCGGATTGA
- a CDS encoding sulfatase-like hydrolase/transferase — protein MKKEYYYGILPLALTSCLVSQTSAQERQINRPNVVFIYADDIGYGDLSCNGAKTIHTPNVERLAKMGVRFTNAHSAAATSTPSRYAMLTGEYAWRKEGTGIADGDAASIIRPERYTMADMFKEAGYSTGVVGKWHLGLGDKGGEQDWNKPLKPGTNDIGFDYSFIMAATGDRVPCVFVENDRVINLDPNDPIQVSYKKNFPGEPTGKDNPELLKMHPSHGHNQSIVNGISRIGYMKGGKSALWQDDKIAETLTGKAISFIEGHKDAPFFLYFATQDAHVPRVPSPQFVGKSGMGSRGDCLLEFDWSVGQVLDALERLGLDKNTLVVLSSDNGPVVDDGYKDQAVELLGDHKPGGVYRGGKYSAYEAGTRVPCIWSWQGVIRPGTVSDALLCQIDWFATFAQMMNFRLPEGAAPDSEPLLNAWTGKEKKGREWLVLQNAQNNLSLTDGRWKYLRPGKGPAYNKNVNIELGNSMKPQLYDIKKDPTEKNNVAEKNPKIVTKMSQQLEKIVDGRYGLPL, from the coding sequence ATGAAAAAAGAATATTATTATGGTATATTGCCTTTGGCTTTAACCTCTTGTCTGGTTTCTCAGACATCTGCCCAGGAAAGACAGATAAACCGTCCGAATGTAGTCTTTATTTATGCCGATGACATAGGCTATGGTGATTTGAGTTGCAATGGAGCGAAGACGATTCACACTCCTAATGTAGAGCGTTTGGCAAAGATGGGAGTACGTTTTACAAATGCGCATAGTGCTGCCGCTACAAGTACGCCTTCCCGTTATGCTATGCTGACCGGTGAATACGCTTGGCGTAAGGAAGGAACGGGAATTGCAGACGGAGATGCCGCATCTATCATCCGTCCGGAACGTTATACAATGGCGGATATGTTCAAAGAGGCAGGATATAGTACGGGGGTGGTAGGTAAATGGCATTTGGGACTTGGCGACAAGGGAGGTGAACAGGATTGGAACAAGCCTTTGAAACCGGGCACAAATGATATCGGGTTTGATTATTCATTTATCATGGCCGCTACCGGTGACCGTGTGCCGTGTGTTTTTGTGGAAAACGACCGGGTGATTAATCTTGATCCGAATGATCCGATTCAAGTAAGTTATAAAAAGAACTTTCCGGGTGAACCTACCGGGAAAGACAATCCGGAACTGCTGAAAATGCATCCTTCCCATGGTCACAATCAAAGTATTGTCAACGGTATCTCACGTATCGGGTATATGAAAGGTGGAAAATCCGCTCTTTGGCAAGATGATAAGATTGCGGAAACTTTAACCGGGAAAGCGATATCTTTTATTGAAGGACACAAGGATGCTCCCTTCTTTTTGTATTTCGCCACTCAGGATGCACACGTTCCTCGTGTGCCGTCTCCTCAGTTTGTTGGCAAAAGCGGTATGGGATCTCGTGGCGATTGTCTTCTTGAATTTGACTGGTCGGTAGGACAAGTGCTGGATGCATTGGAACGCTTGGGACTGGATAAAAATACATTGGTGGTTTTGTCTAGTGATAACGGGCCGGTAGTGGATGACGGTTATAAGGATCAGGCGGTAGAATTACTGGGCGATCATAAACCCGGAGGTGTTTATCGTGGAGGAAAATACAGTGCTTACGAAGCCGGTACACGTGTGCCGTGTATTTGGAGTTGGCAGGGAGTGATTCGTCCCGGTACCGTTTCGGATGCGTTGCTTTGTCAGATAGACTGGTTTGCTACTTTTGCGCAAATGATGAATTTCCGTTTGCCGGAGGGAGCTGCTCCGGATAGTGAACCGTTACTGAATGCCTGGACAGGTAAAGAAAAGAAAGGTCGGGAATGGCTGGTACTTCAGAATGCACAGAATAATCTGTCGTTGACGGATGGACGGTGGAAATACCTGCGTCCCGGGAAAGGTCCTGCATATAACAAAAATGTCAATATTGAATTAGGTAACAGCATGAAACCTCAACTTTATGACATAAAGAAAGATCCGACTGAAAAGAATAATGTAGCAGAGAAGAATCCGAAAATAGTGACGAAAATGTCGCAACAATTGGAAAAGATAGTAGACGGTCGTTATGGTTTGCCTTTGTAA
- a CDS encoding aminoacyl-histidine dipeptidase has translation MEKKDLKPAGVFKYFEEICQVPRPSKKEEKMIAYLKAFGAKHNLETKVDEAGNVLIKKPATPGKENLQTVVLQSHIDMVCEKNNDVQHDFLTDPIETEIDGEWLKAKGTTLGADNGIGVATELAILADDSIEHGPLECLFTVDEETGLTGAFALKEGFMSGDILLNLDSEDEGEIFIGCAGGIDSVAEFTYKEIEVPAGYFFFKVEVKGLKGGHSGGDIHLGRGNANKILNRFLTRIANNHDLYLCEINGGNLRNAIPREAYAICAVPEDAKHDVRTELNIFASEMEDELSVVEPDLKLVLESETPRQTAIDQDTTDRLLKALYAAPHGVYAMSQDIPGLVETSTNLASVKMKPDHIIRIETSQRSSILSARNDMANTVRAVFRLAGAEVTFGEGYPGWKPNPHSAILEVAAESYKRLFGVEAKVKAIHAGLECGLFLDKYPTLDMISFGPTLTGVHSPDERMLIPTVEKFWKHLLDILVHVPAKK, from the coding sequence ATGGAAAAAAAAGACCTAAAGCCGGCCGGCGTATTCAAGTATTTTGAAGAAATCTGCCAAGTACCGCGCCCTTCGAAGAAGGAAGAGAAAATGATTGCCTACCTAAAGGCATTCGGAGCTAAACATAATCTTGAGACCAAAGTGGACGAAGCGGGCAACGTACTGATTAAAAAGCCTGCCACTCCCGGAAAGGAAAACCTGCAAACTGTAGTACTGCAATCGCACATTGACATGGTATGTGAGAAAAACAATGATGTTCAACACGACTTCCTCACCGATCCAATCGAAACAGAAATAGACGGTGAATGGCTGAAAGCCAAAGGAACCACACTCGGAGCCGACAATGGTATCGGTGTGGCTACAGAGCTGGCTATTCTTGCCGATGACAGCATAGAACACGGACCGCTGGAATGTCTGTTCACCGTAGATGAAGAAACCGGACTGACCGGAGCATTTGCCCTAAAAGAAGGTTTTATGAGCGGAGATATCCTTTTGAATCTCGACTCTGAGGATGAAGGGGAAATCTTTATCGGATGTGCCGGTGGTATTGACTCCGTAGCAGAATTTACGTATAAAGAAATCGAAGTACCTGCCGGATATTTCTTCTTCAAAGTAGAAGTAAAAGGACTGAAAGGAGGCCACTCTGGAGGAGATATCCATCTGGGACGCGGCAATGCCAACAAAATCTTGAACCGTTTCCTTACCCGCATAGCCAATAACCACGATTTGTACCTTTGCGAAATCAACGGTGGAAATCTGCGCAATGCCATCCCTCGTGAAGCTTATGCCATCTGTGCAGTTCCCGAAGATGCAAAACATGACGTACGCACCGAACTGAACATCTTCGCCAGTGAAATGGAAGACGAGCTGTCAGTTGTAGAACCGGATTTGAAATTGGTTCTCGAATCAGAGACTCCCCGCCAGACAGCTATCGACCAAGATACCACCGACCGCCTGTTGAAAGCACTGTACGCGGCTCCTCACGGAGTATATGCAATGAGTCAAGACATTCCGGGACTGGTAGAAACATCCACGAACCTTGCTTCGGTGAAGATGAAACCCGACCATATCATCCGTATTGAAACCAGCCAGCGTAGTTCTATATTGTCCGCACGCAACGATATGGCAAATACCGTACGTGCCGTATTCAGACTGGCTGGAGCGGAAGTCACTTTCGGTGAAGGTTATCCGGGATGGAAGCCCAACCCGCATTCGGCCATTCTCGAAGTGGCAGCCGAATCCTACAAACGCCTGTTCGGTGTAGAAGCCAAAGTGAAAGCAATTCACGCAGGACTCGAATGTGGCCTGTTCCTCGATAAATATCCCACATTGGACATGATTTCCTTCGGACCGACATTGACGGGAGTACACTCTCCGGACGAACGGATGCTTATCCCTACCGTAGAGAAGTTCTGGAAACATTTATTGGATATTCTGGTACATGTCCCTGCTAAAAAATAA